From one Longimicrobiaceae bacterium genomic stretch:
- a CDS encoding glycoside hydrolase family 3 N-terminal domain-containing protein, producing the protein MNVARLLLPAIRWNAETGWEGFREVIERGLELGVGGFILFGGEAERVRELTADLHRRSRHPLLVASDLERGAGQQFRGTTPLPPAAALGFLRDLETTERAGELTAREARALGVNWIYAPVADVDLEPENPIIGTRAFGTRPGTVAEQVSAWVRGCTRGGALSCTKHFPGHGRTVGDSHIERPRVDASREELETDLHPFRASVAAGVDAMMTAHVCYPALDAECRPATLSPPILHDLLRGEMGFDGLVVTDALIMDGLTEDVTEAKAGVLALAAGCDVLLYPKDEGAVIAEVEAAIEDGRLPRARVEQALARIAAAADRVAGDTGAAWGTDDDRRWALATAVRTLRVMRGTPELPSGPVRLIEIEDDTGGPWAPYPRVTFPQALEAAGVELSENGTPLVVLYSDIRAWKGRPGISAAAQQRVREITAEHPDATVVLFSHPRLAGEIPTAANLLAAWGGEAIMQEAAVAWLTGRTGGMVGSAAGLDR; encoded by the coding sequence TTGAACGTCGCACGGCTGCTGTTGCCCGCCATCCGCTGGAACGCGGAGACGGGGTGGGAAGGGTTCCGCGAGGTGATCGAGCGCGGGCTGGAGCTGGGGGTGGGCGGCTTCATCCTCTTCGGCGGCGAGGCGGAGCGCGTCCGCGAGCTGACCGCCGACCTGCACCGCCGCTCGCGCCACCCGCTGCTCGTGGCGAGCGACCTGGAGCGGGGCGCGGGCCAGCAGTTCCGCGGTACCACGCCGCTGCCGCCCGCCGCGGCGCTCGGCTTCCTACGCGACCTGGAGACCACGGAGCGCGCCGGCGAGCTGACCGCGCGCGAGGCGAGGGCGCTGGGCGTGAACTGGATCTACGCGCCGGTGGCGGACGTGGACCTGGAGCCGGAGAACCCCATCATCGGCACGCGGGCGTTCGGGACGCGGCCGGGCACGGTGGCGGAGCAGGTGAGCGCCTGGGTCCGCGGCTGCACGCGCGGGGGCGCCCTGAGCTGCACGAAGCACTTCCCCGGGCACGGTCGCACCGTGGGCGACTCGCACATCGAGCGGCCGCGGGTGGACGCGTCGCGCGAGGAGCTGGAGACGGACCTGCACCCGTTCCGCGCATCGGTGGCGGCGGGGGTGGATGCGATGATGACGGCGCACGTCTGCTATCCCGCGCTGGACGCGGAGTGCCGCCCGGCCACGCTGTCGCCGCCCATCCTGCACGACCTGCTGCGCGGCGAGATGGGCTTCGACGGGCTGGTGGTCACCGACGCCCTCATCATGGACGGGCTGACGGAGGACGTGACCGAGGCCAAGGCCGGCGTCCTCGCGCTCGCTGCGGGCTGCGACGTACTGCTATACCCGAAGGACGAAGGCGCCGTGATCGCGGAGGTAGAGGCCGCCATCGAGGACGGGCGGCTGCCGCGCGCACGGGTGGAGCAGGCGCTGGCCCGCATCGCCGCCGCGGCCGACCGCGTTGCAGGCGATACCGGCGCGGCTTGGGGCACGGACGACGACCGCCGCTGGGCCCTGGCGACCGCCGTCCGGACCCTGCGCGTGATGCGCGGCACGCCCGAGCTGCCGTCCGGCCCCGTGCGGCTGATCGAGATCGAGGACGACACCGGCGGTCCGTGGGCGCCGTACCCGCGCGTCACCTTCCCGCAGGCGCTGGAGGCGGCGGGCGTGGAGCTTTCGGAGAATGGGACCCCGCTGGTGGTGCTCTACTCCGACATCCGCGCCTGGAAGGGCCGCCCCGGCATCTCCGCCGCCGCCCAGCAACGGGTTCGCGAGATCACGGCGGAGCACCCGGACGCCACCGTCGTCCTCTTCAGCCACCCGCGCCTTGCGGGCGAGATCCCTACCGCCGCGAACCTCCTCGCAGCCTGGGGCGGCGAGGCGATCATGCAGGAGGCCGCGGTCGCATGGCTCACCGGGCGGACGGGCGGAATGGTGGGGAGCGCGGCGGGGTTGGACCGGTAG
- a CDS encoding anhydro-N-acetylmuramic acid kinase, with amino-acid sequence MLIVGLMSGTSLDGVDAALVEVGGTGTDDVEMRVVHSLTAPYAEDRREAIHRAILAGTAEATCGLHADLGEWFAEAVLRVCAEAGVPPESVDAVGSHGQTVWHRPPSDGRRGATLQIGDAATIAERTGIAVVSDFRTRDVAAGGQGAPLVPWVDALLFSLPDRARALQNIGGIGNVTRVPPKGSGEDVFAFDTGPGNALIDAAVEIATGGRSTFDRDGRLAARGRVDEALLADLLRHPYFAAEPPKSTGREEFGRPFVVRLAEATEPEGDGDWLDLVATLTELTARTIAGAYRRWVIPRGLDEVVLTGGGARNPTLVGRIRELLAPLPVVDGGALGVDPEAKEAVAFALLAWAHLRGIPANVPAATGAAGPRVLGSFTPGASRRGA; translated from the coding sequence GTGCTGATCGTGGGCCTCATGTCCGGCACCTCGCTGGACGGGGTGGACGCCGCGCTGGTGGAGGTGGGCGGCACGGGCACGGACGACGTGGAGATGCGGGTCGTGCACTCCCTCACCGCGCCGTACGCGGAGGACCGCCGCGAGGCCATCCACCGCGCTATCCTGGCGGGCACCGCGGAAGCGACGTGCGGCCTGCACGCGGACCTGGGCGAGTGGTTCGCCGAAGCCGTCCTCCGCGTCTGCGCGGAGGCGGGCGTACCTCCGGAGTCGGTGGATGCGGTCGGCTCGCACGGGCAGACCGTGTGGCACCGTCCGCCGTCCGACGGGCGGCGCGGCGCGACGCTCCAGATCGGCGACGCGGCGACCATCGCGGAGCGGACGGGGATCGCGGTGGTGAGCGACTTCCGCACGCGCGACGTGGCTGCGGGAGGGCAGGGGGCGCCGCTGGTGCCGTGGGTGGATGCGCTGCTCTTCTCGCTGCCGGACCGCGCCCGCGCCCTCCAGAACATCGGCGGCATCGGCAACGTCACCCGCGTGCCGCCGAAGGGCTCGGGCGAGGACGTCTTCGCATTCGACACCGGGCCCGGCAACGCGCTGATCGACGCCGCGGTGGAGATCGCCACGGGGGGCCGCTCGACCTTCGACCGCGACGGGCGCCTGGCCGCCCGCGGCAGGGTGGACGAGGCGCTTCTGGCGGACCTCCTGCGCCACCCGTACTTCGCCGCCGAGCCGCCGAAATCGACCGGACGCGAGGAGTTCGGCCGGCCGTTCGTGGTCCGCCTTGCCGAGGCGACGGAGCCGGAGGGGGACGGCGACTGGCTGGACCTCGTCGCCACGCTCACCGAGCTCACCGCGCGCACCATCGCCGGCGCGTACAGGCGCTGGGTGATCCCCCGCGGGCTGGACGAGGTGGTGCTCACCGGCGGCGGCGCGCGCAACCCCACGCTGGTGGGCCGCATCCGCGAGCTGCTGGCGCCGCTGCCGGTGGTGGACGGCGGCGCGCTGGGCGTCGATCCGGAGGCGAAGGAGGCCGTGGCCTTCGCCCTGCTCGCCTGGGCCCACCTTCGCGGCATTCCCGCCAACGTGCCTGCCGCCACCGGCGCGGCGGGGCCGCGCGTGCTGGGCTCCTTCACTCCCGGCGCCTCCCGAAGGGGCGCCTGA